A segment of the Calonectris borealis chromosome 2, bCalBor7.hap1.2, whole genome shotgun sequence genome:
CAGTGTAGAGCACAGTGAAGAGGCCCAGGCGTATCATCAGCTTCTCCAGCTTGTGGGTCTTGGTGGGGCCACCCTGCTGCTTGATGACGCTGCGGATGCGGAAGAGCGAGACGAAGCCGGCGAGCAGGAACATGGAGCCGATGGCCAAGTAGATGAGCAGCGGTGCCAGCACGAAGCCCCGTAAGTTCTCCAGGCTCTGGTTGCCCACGTAGCAGATGCCAGCCACGGGGTCCCCGTCCACGGAGCTGAGCGCCAGCACGGCGATGGACTTGACGCTGGGGAGCAGCCAGGCGGCCAGGTGGAAATACTGCGCGTAGCCGGCGATGGCCTCGTTGCCCCACTTCATGCCGGCGGCGAGGAACCAGGTGAGGGAGAGGATGACCCACCAGATGGAGCTGGCCATGCCGAAGAAGTAGACGAGCAGGAAGACCACGGTGCACAGCGCTGGGCCCGTGCTCTCGTACCGCACGTGCTCGGCCACCGCCAGCTCCGGCTGCAGCTcggccgcgccccccgccgcgccgcgcccccccgccgccgccgcccccgctgccgcgccgccgccggcccccgccgccccggcccccgcgccgcccgcgcccgccccgccgctgcacGCCACCTTCTCGTGCCCGGCCACCAGGCGCACCAGGTAGCCGAGGGAGACGAAGAGGTAGCAGGCGGCCAGGAAGATGATGGGGCGCTCGGGGTACTTGAAGCGCTCCATGTCGATGAGGAAGGTGGAGACGGTGGCgaaggtggagaggaagcagagcACGGACCAGAGCCCGATCCAGAAGGCGGTGAAGGCGCGCTCGTCGGGGCTGAAGTAGGGGTTGTGGCAGGGCAGGGCGCAGTTGGCGATCTGCCCCGTCTTGACGCGGTTGTAGAGCGGGTGCCGCTCGCTGGACACCGACACCATGGGCGCCCGGCACTGGCAGCCCGGCtcgcagggcggcggcggccgcggcttGCGCGGGGCCTCggccggcggagcggcggcggcggggggcgcctTGGCGGGGCCGCCGGGCTTGGCGCCGCGGAGCGGGGGcttggcgggcggcggggcggccgtgGTGAGGTCCGTGCGGTTGTAGTCCATGCAGAGCGTGTCCGGGCTGCCCTGCTCGGGGAGGCGGTCGCAGCGCATCCTGTCGGGCCAGGCGAAGCCGTACTGGCGCATGAGCGGGGCGCAGCCGGCCTTGGCCCGCTCGCAGACGCTGCGGCAGGGCGGCAGCGGCTTCTTGTAGTCCTCCAGGCAGATGGGGGTGTacatgctgcagaggaagaagcgCAGGTCGCTAGAGCACTGGATCTCCACCAGCGGCCAGAACTGGTGCACCTCCAGCCCGGCCTCGTCCTGCGTGTCGTGGTTGAACTGGTTGGGCATGTAGGTGTAGTTGTAGCCgatgcccttgcagaggggcacgGTGATCTCCTGGCACGACAGCTCCttggccgaggaggaggaggaggacgcggcggccgaggcggcggcgcagccggcgcgctgcagcagggacagggcGGCGAGCAGCGAGGTGATTTCCAACAGGTAACTCCACTCCATgctcggcggcgggcggcggccccggctcctctcccgtCCCGCTTCAGCAGCCACGGGGAGCGCGGCGCCACAGCACCCCCCCGCCCAGGCTACCCCTCTGGGGGGCGCAGGGCGGCCCCCTCCGTGCCGGCCGCAGGTGAGAGGGCTCGCAGCCCCCGCGGGGCTCCGTCGCCCGGGAGGGAGGCGGCCCCGCGGGCACCAGGTGAGCGGGAGccggcggcgagcccccgcgcgGCGCCGGAGCAGGGGGTCTGCTCAAGGAAGGCCCCTCAGCCGCCGTCGCATCGCTCCTCGCGGGGCTGGCTGCGCAGGGGGGGTCGCCGCTTCTCTCGCCGCTGCTCCAGCGCCGGCCGGGCACGGAGCGGTGGCGGCGGCAGAGAAGTTTCGCCGTCAGTCCCCGCGCGGCGCGGTC
Coding sequences within it:
- the FZD8 gene encoding frizzled-8 isoform X1, translated to MEWSYLLEITSLLAALSLLQRAGCAAASAAASSSSSSAKELSCQEITVPLCKGIGYNYTYMPNQFNHDTQDEAGLEVHQFWPLVEIQCSSDLRFFLCSMYTPICLEDYKKPLPPCRSVCERAKAGCAPLMRQYGFAWPDRMRCDRLPEQGSPDTLCMDYNRTDLTTAAPPPAKPPLRGAKPGGPAKAPPAAAAPPAEAPRKPRPPPPCEPGCQCRAPMVSVSSERHPLYNRVKTGQIANCALPCHNPYFSPDERAFTAFWIGLWSVLCFLSTFATVSTFLIDMERFKYPERPIIFLAACYLFVSLGYLVRLVAGHEKVACSGGAGAGGAGAGAAGAGGGAAAGAAAAGGRGAAGGAAELQPELAVAEHVRYESTGPALCTVVFLLVYFFGMASSIWWVILSLTWFLAAGMKWGNEAIAGYAQYFHLAAWLLPSVKSIAVLALSSVDGDPVAGICYVGNQSLENLRGFVLAPLLIYLAIGSMFLLAGFVSLFRIRSVIKQQGGPTKTHKLEKLMIRLGLFTVLYTVPAASVVACLFYEQHNRPRWEATHNCPCLRDQQPDQARRPDYAVFMLKYFMCLVVGITSGVWVWSGKTLESWRALCTRCCWASKGAAVAGGTGAGAGGQAAIAAAGGLGAGGGGSLYSDVSTGLTWRSGTASSVSYPKQMPLSQV
- the FZD8 gene encoding frizzled-8 isoform X2, with product MEWSYLLEITSLLAALSLLQRAGCAAASAAASSSSSSAKELSCQEITVPLCKGIGYNYTYMPNQFNHDTQDEAGLEVHQFWPLVEIQCSSDLRFFLCSMYTPICLEDYKKPLPPCRSVCERAKAGCAPLMRQYGFAWPDRMRCDRLPEQGSPDTLCMDYNRTDLTTAAPPPAKPPLRGAKPGGPAKAPPAAAAPPAEAPRKPRPPPPCEPGCQCRAPMVSVSSERHPLYNRVKTGQIANCALPCHNPYFSPDERAFTAFWIGLWSVLCFLSTFATVSTFLIDMERFKYPERPIIFLAACYLFVSLGYLVRLVAGHEKVACSGGAGHVRYESTGPALCTVVFLLVYFFGMASSIWWVILSLTWFLAAGMKWGNEAIAGYAQYFHLAAWLLPSVKSIAVLALSSVDGDPVAGICYVGNQSLENLRGFVLAPLLIYLAIGSMFLLAGFVSLFRIRSVIKQQGGPTKTHKLEKLMIRLGLFTVLYTVPAASVVACLFYEQHNRPRWEATHNCPCLRDQQPDQARRPDYAVFMLKYFMCLVVGITSGVWVWSGKTLESWRALCTRCCWASKGAAVAGGTGAGAGGQAAIAAAGGLGAGGGGSLYSDVSTGLTWRSGTASSVSYPKQMPLSQV